The proteins below come from a single Gimesia alba genomic window:
- a CDS encoding undecaprenyl-diphosphate phosphatase, whose protein sequence is MTWLKMILLSIIQGISEFLPISSSGHLVITESLLDIQADQTDVNIVLHAGTLLSILIFYHRTIFRLLSQDLRVIPLLVVGTLPVVVIGLTAKKFAEPVLESPLLAGCMLPVTGLFLLMIPRIPQRDQSYTQITFKQALLIGFAQAIAILPGISRSGSTIVAGLFTGMSRQSAATFSFLLAIPAISGATILELGEILSNQHISTPLSLLAVGAVISAVVGLVALWLLVRWLEKGKLHYFAYWCIPLGIIIVIMQLWG, encoded by the coding sequence ATGACCTGGTTAAAAATGATCCTCCTCTCAATCATTCAGGGAATCAGTGAGTTTCTCCCCATCAGCTCTTCAGGACATCTGGTCATCACCGAAAGCCTGTTGGATATTCAAGCCGACCAGACAGACGTCAATATCGTGCTGCACGCAGGCACCCTACTTTCCATCCTGATCTTTTACCACAGAACCATCTTTCGTTTATTAAGCCAGGACCTCAGAGTCATCCCGCTGCTGGTTGTGGGAACACTGCCTGTTGTGGTAATTGGACTCACGGCAAAAAAATTCGCCGAGCCTGTGCTGGAAAGCCCTCTCTTAGCGGGCTGCATGCTGCCTGTCACCGGATTATTCCTGCTGATGATTCCCCGCATTCCTCAGAGGGATCAAAGCTACACACAGATCACCTTTAAACAGGCGCTGTTAATTGGCTTTGCGCAGGCCATCGCAATTCTGCCAGGCATTTCCCGCAGTGGTAGCACCATCGTCGCGGGTCTGTTTACCGGAATGTCAAGACAGTCTGCGGCCACGTTCTCTTTCCTGCTGGCGATTCCCGCTATTTCCGGCGCGACGATTCTCGAACTGGGGGAAATCCTGTCCAACCAGCACATCAGCACGCCCCTGAGCCTGCTGGCTGTAGGGGCGGTGATCTCAGCTGTTGTCGGACTGGTCGCCTTGTGGCTGCTGGTCCGCTGGCTTGAAAAAGGCAAACTGCACTACTTCGCGTACTGGTGTATTCCACTGGGAATCATCATTGTCATCATGCAGCTCTGGGGATGA
- the glgX gene encoding glycogen debranching protein GlgX: MGRELVHSLSSPIHSMHTFSYGAVPQDNGVLFSVYSRSATSMWLLLYDRVDDLEPSEIIKFSQEYGRLGDIWTAFVSGIGPGQLYHFQADGPFQPEIGHRFDKRARLIDPYAKALAGNFQPSPDGIVRPPKCVVVDDQFDWQGDRHVRHHLADTVVYEMHVRGFTNSPSSNVENPGTYLGVIEKIPYLIDLGVTAVELMPIHEFPMNEADGSFTDHQNYWGYETLAFFAPHRGYAKGTEPGAQVREFKQMVRALHEAGIEVILDVVFNHTAEGNENGPTLSFRGLENQVYYHLEQGGKYYKNYSGCGNAINGNHPVVREMIFHCLRYWTCNYHIDGFRFDLASILSRDRSGRLVPNPPLVEAIAEDPLLADTKLIAEAWDAAGAYQVGSFSHIRWAEWNGRYRDDIRKFWRGDTPTLGDYATRISGSSDLYQKTGREPFHGVNFITAHDGFTMNDLVSYEYKHNYANREDNRDGENNNISMNFGVEGPTDDPAIIAMRERQIKNYLATLFLSQGVPMLLSGDECRRTQRGNNNTYCQDNSISWFDWSLVEKHSGLYRFCKELIHFRLCEPTLRQRKFLTGQSDGVEKLPDVSWYNVMGHPVDWAHDHHCMLCILGAKHSSRRMRDGSDLMILVNSSPDAQAFELPFGIKPKEWNLTVDTSARSPLDIFPKRDGATLYPRVAVLPARSLRCYVRRSTRR; the protein is encoded by the coding sequence ATGGGTCGCGAATTGGTACACTCTCTCAGCTCCCCGATTCACTCGATGCACACATTTTCCTACGGAGCGGTTCCGCAGGACAACGGGGTGCTTTTTTCTGTTTACAGTCGCTCGGCAACTTCGATGTGGTTGTTGTTGTATGATCGCGTCGATGATTTAGAGCCATCTGAGATCATTAAGTTCAGTCAAGAGTATGGTCGTCTGGGTGATATCTGGACGGCGTTTGTTTCGGGAATCGGTCCCGGGCAACTCTATCATTTTCAGGCCGATGGTCCGTTTCAACCAGAGATAGGTCATCGTTTTGATAAACGGGCCCGATTGATCGACCCTTATGCCAAAGCGTTGGCAGGTAATTTTCAACCTTCGCCCGATGGCATTGTTCGTCCGCCGAAGTGTGTTGTTGTTGATGACCAGTTCGACTGGCAAGGCGACCGCCATGTAAGACATCATCTGGCAGATACCGTTGTGTATGAAATGCACGTACGCGGTTTTACAAATTCCCCTTCCAGTAATGTTGAAAATCCTGGAACGTATCTGGGCGTCATTGAAAAGATTCCCTATCTGATTGACCTGGGAGTGACTGCCGTTGAGTTGATGCCGATTCATGAATTCCCGATGAATGAAGCCGATGGTTCGTTTACGGATCATCAGAATTACTGGGGCTATGAAACACTGGCGTTTTTTGCACCACATCGCGGTTATGCAAAAGGTACTGAACCCGGCGCTCAGGTGCGCGAGTTCAAACAGATGGTGCGGGCGTTACACGAAGCAGGCATCGAAGTCATCCTGGATGTGGTGTTTAACCATACGGCAGAAGGCAATGAAAATGGTCCTACGCTTTCGTTCCGGGGATTGGAAAACCAGGTCTATTACCATTTAGAGCAGGGTGGGAAATACTATAAAAACTATTCGGGATGCGGTAATGCGATAAACGGGAACCATCCCGTTGTACGAGAGATGATCTTCCATTGTCTGCGTTACTGGACCTGCAATTATCATATTGATGGTTTCCGCTTTGACCTGGCATCGATTTTGAGTCGCGACCGGAGCGGGAGACTCGTGCCGAATCCGCCGTTGGTAGAAGCCATCGCAGAAGATCCGCTTTTGGCAGATACCAAGCTGATTGCAGAGGCCTGGGATGCCGCCGGCGCTTATCAGGTTGGATCATTTTCACACATCCGCTGGGCTGAATGGAATGGTCGCTACCGCGATGATATCCGCAAATTCTGGCGCGGCGATACTCCGACATTAGGAGATTATGCAACTCGAATTTCTGGCTCCAGCGATCTCTATCAGAAAACGGGTCGCGAACCATTTCATGGCGTCAACTTCATTACCGCCCACGATGGTTTTACGATGAATGATCTCGTGAGCTATGAGTACAAGCATAATTACGCCAACCGTGAAGACAATCGGGATGGCGAAAACAACAATATCAGCATGAATTTCGGGGTGGAAGGTCCGACGGATGATCCCGCGATCATTGCGATGCGTGAACGCCAGATTAAAAATTATCTGGCGACCCTGTTTTTAAGTCAGGGCGTTCCCATGCTGCTTTCTGGCGATGAATGCCGCCGCACACAGCGCGGGAATAATAATACGTATTGCCAGGATAATTCAATCTCCTGGTTTGACTGGTCTTTAGTCGAGAAGCACAGCGGCTTGTATCGGTTCTGTAAAGAGTTGATTCACTTCCGACTCTGTGAGCCGACATTGCGGCAACGAAAATTCCTGACTGGTCAATCGGACGGTGTTGAGAAACTGCCTGACGTCAGCTGGTACAATGTGATGGGGCACCCCGTCGATTGGGCTCACGATCATCACTGTATGTTATGTATTCTTGGAGCGAAGCATTCCTCGCGTCGAATGCGTGATGGTTCTGACTTGATGATTCTGGTGAATTCGTCTCCGGATGCCCAGGCGTTTGAGTTGCCGTTCGGCATCAAGCCGAAAGAGTGGAATTTGACCGTCGATACATCAGCCCGTTCGCCGCTGGATATCTTTCCGAAGCGAGATGGAGCGACATTGTATCCTCGTGTCGCTGTTCTGCCGGCCCGGTCATTGCGTTGTTATGTACGACGATCCACCCGTCGGTGA
- a CDS encoding alpha/beta hydrolase — protein sequence MTLLATSVLYAQSKDTKGPPKPQEITLSSLDGWPISITYYESSNASDSPVVVLLHGKAGSKRVWDRKFASVLQQNGFAVVSVDLRKHGKSQAPAASASGSKNQKPSSKRRLSALDYKAMVVDMETVWKFLFKEHQEKHLNMQKTAIVASDISVPLALNYALIDWSKLPYDDAPVLAAKTPKGQTVRAMVLISPESSVPGLSASRPTVQLKSPLFGISFFVCSAKGDSLDRGMSKKLFSQLSSVPDSDKRIFSKEFPGKLRGTDMLGKRLGLELEIIKFLDVFLKKLPGEWSDRRNRLDRDE from the coding sequence ATGACGCTCTTGGCGACAAGTGTTTTATATGCACAGAGTAAAGATACAAAGGGGCCTCCAAAGCCTCAGGAAATTACTTTATCTTCACTCGATGGCTGGCCAATTTCGATTACGTATTACGAATCGAGTAACGCCTCTGATTCTCCTGTCGTGGTGCTGCTGCATGGAAAAGCGGGTAGCAAAAGAGTCTGGGATAGAAAGTTTGCCTCAGTTCTACAGCAAAACGGTTTTGCGGTCGTTTCGGTTGATCTGCGAAAGCATGGAAAGAGCCAGGCGCCGGCAGCAAGTGCCAGCGGCAGCAAAAATCAAAAACCAAGCTCAAAGCGACGTCTTTCCGCTTTAGACTATAAAGCGATGGTTGTTGACATGGAAACAGTCTGGAAGTTTCTATTTAAAGAGCATCAGGAAAAGCATTTGAATATGCAAAAGACGGCGATTGTTGCTTCGGACATCAGCGTACCTCTGGCGTTGAATTATGCACTGATCGACTGGAGTAAGTTACCTTACGATGATGCTCCGGTGCTAGCAGCAAAAACGCCGAAAGGTCAGACGGTTCGTGCGATGGTCTTGATCTCGCCGGAATCCAGTGTGCCCGGACTTTCAGCCTCGCGTCCCACTGTGCAACTGAAGTCGCCTTTATTTGGGATCAGCTTTTTTGTTTGCAGTGCTAAGGGAGATTCGCTTGATCGGGGGATGTCCAAGAAACTATTTTCCCAGTTGAGTTCCGTTCCTGATTCGGACAAACGCATCTTTTCGAAAGAGTTTCCTGGAAAGCTGCGTGGGACCGATATGCTTGGAAAGCGGTTGGGGTTAGAGCTTGAGATTATCAAGTTTCTGGATGTGTTCCTCAAAAAACTGCCGGGTGAATGGTCAGACCGTAGAAATCGATTAGACCGGGACGAATAA
- a CDS encoding ComEA family DNA-binding protein, translating to MQNDPSEETPSKSFLGLQRDDQFFLGLLFIAILVLAVVHLARLSRWGTEPVEIERQKQLPYEYQIDINQATWVEFAQLNRIGPILGKKIVAHRETHGPFRSIDDLLEVKGIGPKILNENRIHLKPVTPDSD from the coding sequence ATGCAGAATGATCCTTCGGAAGAAACGCCATCCAAATCATTTCTGGGACTGCAACGCGACGATCAATTCTTTCTCGGCCTGCTGTTCATAGCCATCCTCGTGCTTGCTGTTGTTCATCTGGCCCGACTCTCCCGCTGGGGTACCGAACCCGTCGAAATCGAACGGCAAAAACAACTTCCCTACGAGTATCAGATTGACATCAATCAAGCCACCTGGGTCGAATTCGCCCAGCTGAATCGCATCGGGCCGATCCTGGGAAAGAAAATCGTAGCGCATCGGGAAACGCACGGCCCCTTTCGTTCGATAGACGATTTATTAGAGGTGAAAGGCATCGGCCCCAAAATACTGAACGAAAACCGGATCCACCTCAAACCCGTTACTCCCGACTCTGATTAA
- a CDS encoding DUF485 domain-containing protein, whose protein sequence is MAGFDHGPNEPGEQENLETISRNTRLGLKLFIVYLALYGGFVFLNTFSPAQMELVVFAGLNLAIVYGFTLIIAAFALAMIYGWLCRNDVSSPTSESKEASE, encoded by the coding sequence ATGGCAGGTTTTGACCACGGCCCCAACGAGCCTGGTGAGCAGGAAAATCTCGAGACGATCTCGCGAAATACCCGCTTGGGGCTGAAATTATTCATTGTCTATCTGGCTCTGTATGGCGGATTCGTTTTTCTGAATACCTTCTCTCCCGCCCAGATGGAACTGGTCGTCTTCGCGGGGCTGAATCTGGCGATTGTTTACGGCTTCACTCTGATCATCGCTGCATTTGCACTCGCCATGATCTACGGCTGGCTCTGCCGCAATGATGTCTCCTCTCCTACTTCAGAAAGTAAGGAGGCATCAGAATGA
- a CDS encoding solute symporter family protein has product MIYEPSLMAVLIFGAIVAVTLGLSFWLGAKAKSAKGYFAAGGGIHWFVNGVAFAGDYLSAASFLGICGMIAFYGYDGFLYSIGYLAGWIVALFVIAEPLKRMGRFTFADALDSKFQSRGIKLAAAISTLVVSIFYLIPQMVGAGALITPLLGFPHYVGVLMVGTIVILIVVTAGMVSTTYVQFLKGSLLVIFSTVLTVLILQRGLTTDPENNGKPTHQFKILGPAAADDIEHWRSELDLNEQDSLIPLTQGPWDKKGILQLTRADKVSYWKLTEDSDKQFFLSETQYRQKNENGSIVINGLPQGTGEGETDLYPVGRISKLPGDKTETGSLGPAEFLSTIRESEIILWGSETIKEKDGSVITIYYPKPTTGKKVLSPGNHPKFAGIRGTDLKGKLNFLSLMLALFCGTASLPHILIRYYTVKDQASARKSTIVGIGSIGYFYILTLFMGLGAMTSGALDVTNSNMAAPLLAKSIGDWLFAIISAIAFTTVLGTVSGLIIASSGAVVHDLMSSFLKIEMNDFAKVRIAKIASVVVGVIAIILGILFEKFNVNYLVGWAFSVAASANLPALVMLLFWPKTTKQGITAAIFAGMISSLGWILLSADSYKGIYGLDPETAIVPFSQPGLVTIPLGFIILIIVSLMTQPKPQETQS; this is encoded by the coding sequence ATGATTTACGAACCTTCCCTCATGGCGGTGCTGATCTTCGGCGCCATCGTTGCCGTCACCCTTGGTCTCAGCTTCTGGCTGGGAGCAAAAGCAAAATCTGCCAAAGGCTACTTCGCTGCCGGCGGTGGCATCCACTGGTTTGTCAACGGCGTCGCCTTTGCCGGCGATTATCTATCCGCCGCTTCGTTCCTCGGCATCTGCGGTATGATTGCCTTCTATGGATACGACGGGTTTCTCTACTCCATCGGTTATCTGGCCGGCTGGATTGTCGCCCTGTTCGTGATTGCCGAACCACTCAAACGCATGGGACGTTTCACCTTCGCCGATGCGCTGGACAGCAAATTTCAATCGCGAGGCATCAAACTCGCCGCCGCCATCAGTACGCTCGTCGTCAGTATTTTTTATCTGATTCCACAGATGGTCGGCGCCGGTGCGTTGATCACGCCCCTCCTGGGCTTCCCGCATTATGTCGGCGTACTCATGGTGGGAACCATCGTGATTCTGATTGTCGTCACCGCCGGCATGGTCAGTACCACTTATGTGCAATTCCTCAAAGGCTCGCTGCTCGTCATCTTCAGTACCGTATTGACGGTCCTGATTCTGCAGCGAGGATTAACCACAGATCCCGAAAACAACGGTAAACCAACACATCAATTCAAAATTCTGGGACCTGCCGCCGCCGATGATATCGAACACTGGAGATCAGAACTCGATCTCAACGAACAGGACTCGCTCATCCCCCTCACTCAGGGTCCCTGGGATAAAAAAGGCATCCTGCAACTGACCAGAGCCGACAAAGTCTCCTACTGGAAACTCACGGAAGATTCAGACAAACAGTTCTTCCTCTCGGAAACTCAGTATCGACAAAAAAACGAGAACGGCTCAATTGTGATCAACGGGCTCCCACAGGGAACCGGCGAAGGAGAAACCGATCTCTATCCCGTCGGTCGCATCAGCAAGCTGCCCGGCGATAAAACGGAAACCGGTTCGCTCGGTCCAGCCGAATTCCTGAGTACAATCCGGGAAAGCGAAATCATCCTCTGGGGCTCAGAAACTATCAAAGAAAAAGATGGCTCCGTCATCACCATTTATTACCCCAAACCCACAACAGGTAAAAAAGTACTCAGCCCCGGTAACCATCCGAAATTCGCGGGCATTCGCGGGACCGATCTGAAAGGCAAACTCAACTTCCTGTCTTTGATGTTGGCATTGTTTTGTGGAACCGCTTCCCTGCCTCATATCTTGATCCGCTATTACACGGTGAAAGATCAGGCCAGTGCCCGTAAAAGTACCATCGTCGGGATCGGCAGTATTGGTTACTTCTACATCCTGACATTATTCATGGGTCTGGGTGCCATGACCAGTGGCGCACTTGATGTGACCAACAGCAACATGGCGGCCCCTCTACTCGCCAAGAGCATCGGCGACTGGTTATTCGCGATCATTTCCGCCATCGCTTTTACCACAGTACTCGGAACCGTCAGCGGTCTGATCATCGCTTCCAGCGGTGCGGTCGTGCACGACCTGATGTCGAGCTTTCTAAAAATCGAAATGAACGATTTCGCCAAAGTACGGATCGCAAAAATCGCGTCCGTAGTAGTCGGCGTCATTGCCATCATCCTCGGAATTCTGTTTGAGAAATTTAACGTGAATTATCTCGTCGGCTGGGCCTTCAGTGTCGCCGCCTCGGCGAACCTGCCGGCCCTCGTCATGCTGCTGTTCTGGCCCAAGACCACCAAACAGGGAATCACAGCCGCGATCTTCGCCGGTATGATTTCTTCACTCGGCTGGATTCTGCTCAGTGCCGATTCCTATAAAGGTATTTATGGTCTCGATCCGGAAACTGCCATCGTCCCCTTCAGCCAACCTGGTCTGGTGACGATTCCACTCGGCTTTATTATCTTGATCATCGTCTCCCTGATGACACAACCTAAACCACAGGAAACCCAAAGTTGA
- a CDS encoding DUF695 domain-containing protein: protein MTEPQPEQEWLTATATEEDMTVLFRLLPEIPTEISPADFPARIEIIWNYVSPNETGMPGPEDLELMNQFEEKLVAAWQEAALGFMTMLITGNQMCEWQWYLKDADQALQALNEAAAELPPLPIDIHTETDPEWYAYSNFMRQVTE, encoded by the coding sequence TTGACAGAGCCACAACCAGAACAAGAATGGTTAACCGCAACCGCCACCGAAGAGGACATGACCGTTCTGTTTCGACTTCTGCCGGAAATTCCAACCGAGATTTCTCCTGCTGATTTTCCTGCGAGAATTGAGATTATCTGGAACTACGTGTCTCCCAACGAAACCGGTATGCCCGGTCCGGAAGACCTGGAATTGATGAATCAGTTTGAAGAGAAACTAGTCGCTGCCTGGCAGGAGGCAGCGCTGGGCTTCATGACAATGCTGATTACGGGAAACCAGATGTGCGAATGGCAGTGGTATCTCAAAGACGCGGATCAGGCACTACAGGCTCTGAATGAAGCGGCTGCGGAATTGCCTCCGCTGCCGATTGATATTCACACCGAAACCGATCCCGAATGGTACGCCTATTCCAATTTCATGCGACAGGTGACAGAATAA
- a CDS encoding bestrophin, with translation MAADAELNLTFIEKKLGTLGRISLYAGLFGVYSLIPVLKDNVDFLTHFGMTSESVERIKSMGDVSSDIHTTLGLVLGLLLVFRTNSSYARWWEARKLWGKLVNISRNMAIKFREFSNFGSDELRELGDLIVAFPEALRDHLREDDDFDMFPEIEQIDPPPRHIPAYISDLIYRRVIGWKRSGLIDGDELRILDSETRELMEICGGCERIRRTRLSPSYRLFVRHCIGLYLCTLPWGLVEDFEFWTIPITIILAYFMIGIEVIAHSVEEPFGLDEDDLDLDGLCITIRSTVNEILDRFGKNAGEIARPGTSSITFEQPLPEGGSASG, from the coding sequence ATGGCTGCTGATGCAGAACTGAACCTGACGTTCATTGAGAAAAAGCTGGGGACACTGGGACGTATTTCTCTCTACGCGGGCTTATTTGGCGTTTATAGTCTGATTCCCGTGCTGAAAGATAATGTCGATTTTCTGACTCATTTCGGAATGACTTCAGAATCCGTAGAGAGAATAAAGAGTATGGGTGATGTGTCATCTGACATTCACACCACGCTTGGTCTCGTGCTGGGTTTATTGTTAGTCTTTCGGACAAACAGTTCCTATGCCCGCTGGTGGGAAGCACGCAAGTTATGGGGGAAGCTGGTTAATATCAGCCGCAACATGGCGATCAAATTTCGTGAGTTTTCGAACTTTGGTTCCGATGAACTCCGCGAACTGGGGGATCTGATTGTTGCCTTCCCGGAAGCGTTGCGAGATCACCTGCGTGAAGACGACGACTTTGACATGTTTCCGGAAATCGAGCAGATCGATCCGCCGCCCCGGCATATTCCGGCTTATATTTCGGATTTGATCTACCGCCGTGTGATCGGCTGGAAGCGGTCTGGGTTAATTGACGGGGACGAACTCCGCATTCTGGATTCCGAGACCCGTGAATTGATGGAGATTTGTGGCGGCTGCGAACGCATTCGCCGCACCCGGCTTTCGCCATCGTATCGACTATTCGTGCGGCACTGTATCGGACTGTATTTGTGCACGCTGCCCTGGGGACTGGTTGAGGATTTTGAGTTCTGGACGATTCCGATCACGATCATTCTGGCTTACTTCATGATCGGGATTGAAGTGATTGCGCACTCTGTGGAAGAGCCGTTCGGTCTGGATGAAGACGACCTGGATCTGGATGGTTTATGCATCACGATTCGATCCACTGTGAATGAAATTCTGGACCGCTTCGGGAAAAATGCAGGTGAAATCGCACGCCCGGGGACCTCTTCGATTACCTTTGAGCAGCCCCTTCCTGAGGGGGGGAGTGCTTCTGGTTGA
- a CDS encoding PP2C family protein-serine/threonine phosphatase, which translates to MRILIGWDNPEECDLISLYLGVSENDLVICPTTEEFLEQALDNNSWDIILMTIMSPDPQTAFDHFEQIRQKHLDTPVVGACPTQGTFHVARFLTAGMRAYIIRDEGGDFMFLLETTLQSVVDSVKAERERFVAERLREEIESVRKLQESIIPSDLESPDRFDVTARYESSQIRVFGGQPVTLAGGDYYDVFMLDDENLVLLVGDASGHGMKACMSIMTMHTLVGMIRSNKYLDTAAFVSDVNNRLCNQAIVNDDGGFITLLYGILNAKTNEFQWTSAGAPIPIVHELETNKVYELGSIDDGGLPLGIVPEVEYDIHTSVVPPDSRLLIFTDGLAEAFPGEKETFGEFGIPGIMKSLQESRSNDLETALSNLFRDSNAFTDGSGRHDDTSVVLLGRKN; encoded by the coding sequence ATGCGAATTCTGATTGGGTGGGATAATCCCGAAGAGTGTGATCTCATTTCTCTGTATCTGGGAGTGAGTGAAAATGACCTGGTTATTTGTCCAACGACTGAGGAGTTTCTGGAACAGGCATTAGACAATAACTCATGGGACATCATTTTGATGACGATCATGAGTCCCGATCCGCAGACGGCGTTTGATCATTTTGAACAGATCCGCCAGAAGCATCTTGATACGCCGGTTGTGGGAGCCTGTCCGACCCAGGGGACCTTCCATGTGGCCCGCTTTTTAACCGCAGGCATGCGGGCTTATATCATTCGCGATGAAGGCGGCGACTTTATGTTCCTGCTGGAAACCACGCTGCAGAGTGTGGTTGATTCCGTCAAAGCGGAACGTGAGCGATTTGTGGCGGAACGTCTGCGTGAAGAAATCGAATCGGTGCGGAAATTACAGGAATCGATTATTCCCAGCGATCTGGAATCTCCCGATCGGTTTGATGTGACGGCGCGTTATGAATCTTCACAGATTCGCGTGTTCGGCGGCCAGCCTGTGACACTGGCCGGGGGGGACTATTACGATGTGTTCATGCTGGACGATGAAAATCTGGTACTGCTAGTCGGCGATGCATCGGGGCACGGGATGAAAGCCTGCATGTCGATTATGACGATGCATACGCTGGTGGGCATGATCCGTTCCAATAAATATCTGGACACAGCGGCGTTTGTGTCGGATGTGAATAATCGTTTGTGTAATCAGGCGATTGTGAATGACGATGGTGGCTTCATTACGCTGTTGTATGGCATTTTGAATGCAAAGACGAACGAGTTTCAATGGACGTCAGCCGGCGCGCCGATTCCGATCGTGCATGAACTGGAAACGAATAAGGTTTATGAACTCGGGTCAATTGATGACGGCGGGCTGCCTCTGGGGATCGTGCCTGAAGTGGAATATGATATTCACACCTCGGTGGTGCCTCCCGACAGCCGCCTGCTGATTTTTACTGACGGACTGGCAGAAGCATTTCCAGGCGAGAAAGAGACGTTCGGCGAGTTTGGAATTCCCGGTATTATGAAGTCTTTGCAGGAGTCCCGTTCGAATGATTTGGAGACGGCGTTGTCCAATTTATTCCGCGATTCGAATGCTTTTACAGACGGATCTGGCAGACACGATGATACGTCTGTTGTGTTATTAGGCCGAAAAAATTAG
- a CDS encoding tautomerase family protein, which translates to MPHIIVKLWPGKSEEQKQQLAESITEDVMRVFHYGEESISVAFEEVAASEWREKVYQPDILDKPKQLYKQPGYDINDL; encoded by the coding sequence ATGCCCCATATCATCGTCAAACTCTGGCCCGGTAAATCAGAAGAGCAAAAGCAACAGCTGGCTGAATCTATCACCGAGGATGTGATGCGGGTCTTCCACTATGGTGAGGAGTCGATATCGGTTGCCTTCGAAGAAGTGGCTGCTTCTGAGTGGCGCGAGAAAGTCTACCAGCCCGACATTCTCGATAAACCGAAACAGCTCTATAAACAACCGGGATATGACATCAATGATCTGTGA
- a CDS encoding SDR family oxidoreductase: MNNQNIAGKVVVITGASSGLGEATARLLSSEGATVVLAARRTDRIETLAKELKEKGGKTLAVPTDVTDRQQMKQLVDQAVSEFGRIDVILNNAGLMPLAPLESLKTDEWDQMIDVNFKGVLNGIAAALPHMKEQKSGHFINVSSVYGHKLGPDATVYCATKFAVRALSEGLRQEVKPYNIRTTVISPGAVATELLEHISDEKIQAETKGFVDQIAVPAETFARMVAFAINEPANVDVNEILFRPTAQPI; encoded by the coding sequence ATGAATAATCAAAATATTGCAGGGAAAGTCGTCGTGATCACAGGTGCCAGTAGTGGCCTGGGTGAAGCGACTGCGCGTCTATTGTCTTCCGAAGGCGCGACCGTTGTGCTGGCTGCCCGCCGCACTGATCGCATTGAAACGCTGGCGAAAGAACTGAAAGAGAAAGGCGGCAAAACTCTGGCGGTTCCCACAGATGTGACAGATCGTCAGCAGATGAAGCAACTCGTTGATCAGGCTGTTAGTGAATTCGGTCGGATCGATGTGATATTGAACAATGCCGGCCTGATGCCGCTTGCGCCACTTGAAAGTCTCAAAACCGATGAGTGGGACCAGATGATTGATGTGAACTTCAAAGGTGTACTCAATGGGATTGCTGCCGCGCTGCCACATATGAAAGAACAGAAGAGCGGTCACTTCATCAATGTCTCTTCCGTGTACGGTCACAAACTCGGACCGGATGCCACGGTTTACTGTGCCACGAAGTTCGCAGTGAGAGCACTCTCAGAGGGACTGCGGCAGGAAGTCAAACCATACAATATTCGTACTACCGTTATCTCTCCGGGCGCTGTCGCGACCGAACTGCTGGAACACATCAGTGATGAGAAGATCCAGGCCGAAACGAAGGGGTTTGTCGACCAGATTGCGGTTCCCGCTGAGACTTTCGCCCGCATGGTTGCCTTCGCGATCAACGAACCGGCCAATGTGGACGTGAACGAGATTCTGTTCCGACCGACAGCCCAGCCGATTTAA
- a CDS encoding (R)-mandelonitrile lyase: protein MEITRNGSQASKTGPADWFTGKTRIDPLFHSPEPARAAGASVTFEPGARTAWHTHPLGQTLIVTSGVGRVQVWGGEINEIRPGDVVWFPPGVKHWHGASPSNAMSHIAIQEAKEGEVVEWMEHVTDEQYES, encoded by the coding sequence ATGGAAATCACCAGAAACGGATCACAAGCATCGAAAACAGGACCAGCGGACTGGTTCACAGGAAAAACACGCATCGATCCGCTGTTTCATTCCCCCGAACCGGCACGGGCGGCGGGAGCAAGTGTGACGTTCGAACCGGGAGCCCGCACTGCCTGGCATACGCACCCGCTCGGGCAAACCTTGATCGTAACCTCGGGAGTGGGCCGGGTGCAGGTCTGGGGAGGAGAGATCAATGAGATTCGGCCCGGTGATGTTGTGTGGTTCCCACCAGGAGTGAAGCACTGGCACGGAGCTTCGCCGAGTAACGCGATGAGTCACATCGCGATTCAGGAAGCCAAAGAGGGAGAAGTCGTCGAGTGGATGGAACATGTCACAGACGAGCAATACGAATCGTAA